Within Streptomyces antibioticus, the genomic segment CTGCACTTCGGGTACGCGGACACGGTCGCCGCCCTCCCCGCCGTCCTGGACGAACTGGACCGCCGCGGCCTGCGCGCGGTCACGACCACGGAGCTGCTCAGCTGATGCACCCCACCCTCCTGCGGCGCGCCCTGCTCACCGGGACCGCCCTCACCGCCGTCGCCGCCCTCGCCGCCTGCGGCACCGAGTCCAAGGACAAGGCCGGCGGGACCGATCAGTCGCCCAAGGCCGCCGCACCCGCCCCCGCGCACCAGCGGCAGAAGGAGAAACCCGCCGTCCCGGGGCTGCCCGGTATGCCGCCCGTGCTCGACCCGAACGACGTCTACGCGGCCGACCGTCCCAACCGGCTCTCCCCGGTGGTCAAGGACTTCCCGTCCCGCGTCTATGTGCCCAACACCGAGTCCGACACCGTCACCGTCATCGACCCGGAGACCTACAAGGTCGTCGACACCCTGCACGTCGGCCGGCAGCCGCAGCACGTCGTGCCCTCCTGGGACCTCAAGACCCTCTGGGTCAACAACAACCGCGGGCACACCCTCACCCCCATCGACCCCAAGACCGGCAAGGCGGGCAAGGAGGTGGAGGTGCACGACCCGTACAACCTCTACTTCACGCCCAACGGCAAGTACGCGATCGTGATGGCCTCCCTCGACCGCGAACTCGTCTTCCGTGACCCGCACACCATGAAGCGGATCAAGACCGAGCCGGTCACCTGTTACGGCGTCAACCACGCCGACTTCTCCCGCGACGGCCGGTACTTCATCGTCTCCTGCGAGTTCAGCGGGGAGCTGCTGAAGGTCGACACCGAGCGGATGGAGGTCGTCGGACAGCAGAAACTCCCCTTCAAGGGCGCCATGCCGCAGGACGTGAAGGTCTCGCCCGACGGCAAGCGGTTCTACATCGCCGACATGATGGCCGACGGGATGTGGGTGATCGACGGCGACACCTTCGGCAAGCCGACCCTGCTGCCCACCGGCAAGGGCTGCCACGGGCTCTACGTCAGCCGCGACTCCCGCGAGATGTACGTCTCCAACCGCGGCGAGGGCACCGTCTCCGTCTTCGACTTCACCGAGGACCGGATCACCAAGAAGTGGCACCTGCCCGACGGCGGCAGCCCCGACATGGGCGGCGTCTCCGCGGACGGCAAGGTCCTGTGGCTGTCCGGGCGTTACGACGCCGAGGTGTACGCCATCGACACCCGCACCGGCAAGCAGCTCGCCCGCATCCCGGTCGGCAGCGGCCCGCACGGCCTGGCCGTCTACCCCCAGCCCGGCCGCTACTCCCTGGGCCACACGGGCATCTTCCGCTGACCGCTACCCGGCGCGCGTCAGCAGGATCTCCGCGCCCACGGGGACGTACCCCGCCGCCTGGAACGCCCGTACGCTGCGGGCGTTCCCCGGCGCGATCTGGGCCCACACCGGCTCGTCGGCGAGGTGGCGGGCGGCGGTCACCAGCAGCCGCCCGCGCCCCCGCCGCCGTACCGCCTCGTCCACCTCGGCCGAGACCTCCAGCCGGCCGCCGATACCGCGGCCCATGACCAGCACCCCGCCGTCCGCCGCCCACACCCGCACGTGATCGCGCCGACGGCGGGCGTAGCGCACGCGGGGATGGCCGCGGTCGGTGATCTCGCGCAGGGCGACCGGCGGCGGGCCCGGCAGCGGGGCGGCCACCAGCATGGCGTCGATCGTCTCGGCCGTCCGCCCGGTGCGGTCCATGAGGGCGGACAGGAAACGCGGGTTCATCGTCGCGGACAGCGGATCGCAGTCGACCCCGCGCAGCACCGCCGCCACCCACTCCGGGTCCTCGTCCGTGAAGACGACCGAGTGCGCCGTGAAGGCGAGCACCCCGGCGTCCCGGACCGACATCTGCGGTACGACCGTCGTCCGGCCCTCCGGCGGCGGAAAGACCCCGCGCGCCGCCGCGTCGAGAATGTCCCGCAGTGTCTCCACCCGTCCCCCTCTTCCTGGCCGCCGCACCGGGCACTCGTCAGGGCCGTTAATCTGACCTGCGGCAGTACGACAGTAAGCGACGGAAAAAGGGGCGGATCGGTGGCCGACATCGAAGAGGCACGCAAGCAGTTCGACCGGATCGACGCGGACGGGGACGGGTTCATCACCGCCGCCGAGTTCAAGACCGCCCTGGCCCAGCAGGGCGACTGGAACGTCACGGAGTCGGTAGCCGAGGCCCTCATCAAGAGCCGCGACCTGAACGGGGACAAGGTCCTCTCGTTCGACGAGTTCTGGAGCCACCTGAACAAGTAGCGCCCTCCGGAATAGCCGCCGGCCGGCCGCGGTTGTCGCCCACCGGAGGGTGTATGCGCATGCATCCATCCTCCGGACGGACGACACCGACGGACACGTACGGACCGGAAAGGCCTGACATGAAGATCGGCATCATCGGCGCGGGCAACATCGGCGGCAACCTCACCCGACGGCTCACCGCCCTCGGCCACGAGGTCTCCGTGGCCAACTCCCGCGGGCCGCACACGCTCACGGAACTGGCGGCGGAGACGGGCGCCACGCCGGTCGCCGTCGGGGACGCCGCCCGTGGCGCCGAGGTCGTGGTGATCACCATCCCCCTCAAGGCGATCCCGGACCTGCCCGCCGGAGTCCTCGACGGCGCCGCCGAGGGCGTGGCCGTCCTCGACACCAACAACTACTACCCGCAGCAGCGCGACGGCCGTATCGCCGGGATCGAGGACGAGGGCCTCACCGAGAGCCGCTGGACCGAGCGCCAGATCGGCCACCCCGTGATCAAGGCGTTCAACGGCACCTACGCCCAGGACATCCTGGACCGCCCCCGCCCGGCCGGTGACCCCGAGCGCGTGGCCCTGCCGGTCGCCGGCGACGACGAGGCGGCCAAGGCGAAGATCCGCGCCCTGATCGACGAGATCGGCTTCGACACCGTCGACGCCGGCGGCATCGACGACTCCTGGCGCCAGCAGCCCGACACCCCCGTCTACGGCCTGCGCGGCGGCGTGGACGAGGTCACCAAGGCCCTGTCCGAGGCGAGCCCGGAGCGCCCGGCGGCCTTCCGCGGCTGAGCCGGCCGTCCCGGGCGTCTTCCAGGGCGCGCGTCGCTACGCGGGCGCCGGGGGCGGCTGAGGCACGGTGAGGGCATGACCGTCACCGAAGAGCCCCGGATCGCGGGCGGGCCGTCGCCGAAGGGGATGGCGTGGATCCCGGGCGGGTCGTTCCTCATGGGATCGGAGGACTTCTATCCCGAGGAGCGGCCCGTCCACCGGGCGTCGGTGGACGGGTTCTGGATCGACGAACACCCGGTGACGGTCGCGGAGTTCCGCAGGTTCGTGAAGGCGACCGGCCATGTGACGGTCGCCGAACGGCCGCCCGACCCGGCCGACTTCCCGGGCGCCGACCCCGCCGGGCTCGTCCCCGGCGCGCTGGTCTTCCGCGGGACCCCCGGCCCGGTGCCGCTGGACGACTGGCACCGCTGGTGGACGTACCGGCCCGGCGCCTGCTGGCACCGGCCCGAAGGGCCCGGCAGCACCCTGCACGGGCGGGAGCGCCACCCGGTCACCCAGGTCGCGTTCGAGGACGCCGTCGCCTACGCGGCCTGGGCGGGCAAGGAACTGCCCACCGAGGCCGAGTGGGAGTTCGCCGCCCGCGGCGGGCTGGAGGGGGCGGTCTTCGCGTGGGGCGACGACTTCGCGCCCCGGGGCCGGCGGATGGCGAACACCTGGCACGGCGCGTTCCCCTGGGAGTACGTCCCGGCCTCGCCGCGGCAGCCGTACCCCGGCACGACACCCGTGGGCACCTACCCGCCCAACGGCTACGGCCTCCACGACATGACGGGCAATGTGTGGGAGTGGACGGCGGACCCTTACACCGACCGGCATCCCGATCCGGCCCCGCGGCCCTGCTGCGCCCCGCGCGGCCGCTCCGCCGGGCCGCCGTCGCCCGCGGGGGAGCGGTTCCCGCGCCGGGTCACCAAGGGCGGCTCCCACCTCTGCGCCCCGAACTACTGCCTGCGCTACCGCCCGGCCGCCCGCACCGGCCAGAGCGAGGACACCGCGACCTGCCACCTCGGCTTCCGCTGCGTGATCCGCCCGGAAACCCCGGCCGCCCCGCCCGCCGACCGTACGAGGAGACCCCGTTGAACCCGCTCCCTTCCTGGCGCGACGGCCGCACCCG encodes:
- a CDS encoding YncE family protein codes for the protein MHPTLLRRALLTGTALTAVAALAACGTESKDKAGGTDQSPKAAAPAPAHQRQKEKPAVPGLPGMPPVLDPNDVYAADRPNRLSPVVKDFPSRVYVPNTESDTVTVIDPETYKVVDTLHVGRQPQHVVPSWDLKTLWVNNNRGHTLTPIDPKTGKAGKEVEVHDPYNLYFTPNGKYAIVMASLDRELVFRDPHTMKRIKTEPVTCYGVNHADFSRDGRYFIVSCEFSGELLKVDTERMEVVGQQKLPFKGAMPQDVKVSPDGKRFYIADMMADGMWVIDGDTFGKPTLLPTGKGCHGLYVSRDSREMYVSNRGEGTVSVFDFTEDRITKKWHLPDGGSPDMGGVSADGKVLWLSGRYDAEVYAIDTRTGKQLARIPVGSGPHGLAVYPQPGRYSLGHTGIFR
- a CDS encoding GNAT family N-acetyltransferase — translated: METLRDILDAAARGVFPPPEGRTTVVPQMSVRDAGVLAFTAHSVVFTDEDPEWVAAVLRGVDCDPLSATMNPRFLSALMDRTGRTAETIDAMLVAAPLPGPPPVALREITDRGHPRVRYARRRRDHVRVWAADGGVLVMGRGIGGRLEVSAEVDEAVRRRGRGRLLVTAARHLADEPVWAQIAPGNARSVRAFQAAGYVPVGAEILLTRAG
- a CDS encoding EF-hand domain-containing protein, yielding MADIEEARKQFDRIDADGDGFITAAEFKTALAQQGDWNVTESVAEALIKSRDLNGDKVLSFDEFWSHLNK
- a CDS encoding NADPH-dependent F420 reductase, yielding MHPSSGRTTPTDTYGPERPDMKIGIIGAGNIGGNLTRRLTALGHEVSVANSRGPHTLTELAAETGATPVAVGDAARGAEVVVITIPLKAIPDLPAGVLDGAAEGVAVLDTNNYYPQQRDGRIAGIEDEGLTESRWTERQIGHPVIKAFNGTYAQDILDRPRPAGDPERVALPVAGDDEAAKAKIRALIDEIGFDTVDAGGIDDSWRQQPDTPVYGLRGGVDEVTKALSEASPERPAAFRG
- a CDS encoding formylglycine-generating enzyme family protein; translated protein: MTVTEEPRIAGGPSPKGMAWIPGGSFLMGSEDFYPEERPVHRASVDGFWIDEHPVTVAEFRRFVKATGHVTVAERPPDPADFPGADPAGLVPGALVFRGTPGPVPLDDWHRWWTYRPGACWHRPEGPGSTLHGRERHPVTQVAFEDAVAYAAWAGKELPTEAEWEFAARGGLEGAVFAWGDDFAPRGRRMANTWHGAFPWEYVPASPRQPYPGTTPVGTYPPNGYGLHDMTGNVWEWTADPYTDRHPDPAPRPCCAPRGRSAGPPSPAGERFPRRVTKGGSHLCAPNYCLRYRPAARTGQSEDTATCHLGFRCVIRPETPAAPPADRTRRPR